One Sporomusaceae bacterium ACPt DNA window includes the following coding sequences:
- the guaA gene encoding GMP synthase [glutamine-hydrolyzing] — translation MMTGKQEMILVMDFGGQYSQLIARRIRECGVYCEIVPFNTSIDKIRQMAPKGIVFSGGPSSVYGEGAPKCDPQVFEINLPVLGICYGMQLTAYTLGGKVAHASSREYGNTRLYIDKTTGVFAEINPETQVWMSHGDYIAEPPAGFDITAHTNSTPVAAMENNERRLYGVQFHPEVVHTPEGMKMLRNFLFNICGCIGDWNMGSFVDQAVAKIKSQVGDKRVLCALSGGVDSSVAAVLVHRAVGEQLTCVFVNHGFLRKGEAEQVVKTFRDGFKMNLVYVDAVERFMNRLRGVTDPEQKRKLIGEEFIRVFEAEAAKLGNIDFLVQGTLYPDVIESGTATAAVIKSHHNVGGLPEDMKFELVEPLRDLFKDEVRALGREINLPEDIVWRQPFPGPGLAIRIIGEITEERLEILREADAIVYQEIKIAGLYRKVWQSFAVLPAMKSVGVMGDERTYAYTIGLRIVESEDGMTADWVRLPYEVLDTISRRIVNEVKGVNRIVYDITSKPPSTIEWE, via the coding sequence ATGATGACCGGCAAACAGGAAATGATTTTAGTCATGGACTTTGGCGGCCAATACAGCCAGTTAATCGCCAGACGAATCAGGGAATGCGGTGTATACTGCGAAATAGTGCCGTTTAACACCAGTATTGATAAAATTCGCCAGATGGCGCCTAAAGGTATAGTATTTTCAGGTGGTCCGTCCAGTGTATATGGTGAGGGTGCGCCTAAGTGCGATCCGCAGGTATTTGAGATTAATTTACCGGTGCTGGGAATTTGTTATGGTATGCAGCTTACCGCCTATACTTTAGGCGGCAAGGTCGCCCATGCTTCTTCGCGCGAATATGGCAATACCCGATTATATATTGATAAGACGACAGGTGTTTTTGCTGAAATCAACCCTGAAACTCAGGTATGGATGAGCCACGGTGATTATATCGCTGAGCCGCCGGCTGGTTTTGATATTACCGCGCACACCAACAGTACCCCTGTGGCGGCAATGGAGAATAACGAACGGCGTCTTTACGGTGTGCAGTTCCACCCTGAAGTTGTTCATACCCCTGAAGGTATGAAAATGCTCAGGAATTTCTTATTTAATATTTGCGGCTGCATTGGTGACTGGAATATGGGCTCTTTTGTTGATCAGGCGGTAGCCAAGATCAAGTCTCAAGTAGGCGACAAGCGGGTTTTGTGCGCTTTAAGTGGCGGAGTTGACTCTTCGGTTGCCGCTGTTTTAGTACATCGCGCCGTAGGCGAGCAGTTGACATGCGTATTTGTAAACCACGGTTTTTTGCGTAAAGGCGAGGCTGAGCAGGTGGTCAAAACTTTTCGTGATGGGTTTAAAATGAATTTGGTGTACGTGGATGCTGTTGAACGGTTTATGAACCGCCTTCGCGGTGTTACCGATCCTGAGCAAAAACGCAAACTTATTGGCGAAGAATTTATCCGCGTATTTGAAGCCGAAGCCGCTAAATTGGGTAACATTGACTTCCTTGTGCAAGGTACACTATATCCCGATGTTATTGAAAGTGGTACAGCCACCGCAGCTGTTATCAAAAGTCATCACAATGTGGGTGGTTTGCCTGAGGATATGAAGTTTGAACTGGTTGAGCCGCTCAGAGACTTGTTTAAAGATGAAGTACGCGCTTTAGGCCGTGAAATAAACCTGCCGGAGGATATTGTCTGGCGGCAGCCTTTCCCCGGACCTGGACTGGCGATAAGGATAATCGGTGAGATTACCGAGGAACGGCTGGAAATTCTCCGCGAAGCAGATGCTATCGTGTATCAAGAAATAAAAATTGCCGGTCTGTACCGGAAAGTTTGGCAGTCTTTCGCTGTGCTGCCTGCCATGAAGAGTGTTGGCGTTATGGGTGACGAACGCACTTATGCATATACCATCGGCCTCAGAATCGTAGAGAGCGAGGACGGTATGACTGCCGACTGGGTACGCCTGCCGTACGAAGTTCTGGACACTATTTCACGGCGGATTGTTAACGAAGTCAAAGGTGTAAACCGGATTGTTTATGATATAACCTCTAAACCACCTTCTACTATTGAATGGGAGTAG